One part of the Brachyspira sp. SAP_772 genome encodes these proteins:
- the aroF gene encoding 3-deoxy-7-phosphoheptulonate synthase: MIIVMKANAKEEQVNNITDRLTSLGLGTNKIVGVDCTVIGIVGDTSKVDKELIATLPGVDKVLKVQEPFKRANRAFKKEDTIVDVSRVKIGGEKPVIIAGPCSVESEEQVINIAKSVKASGGSILRGGAFKPRTSPYAFQGLALDGLKILKLAKEEVGIPIVSEIVSIRHLEDFENTVDMIQIGARNMQNFELLKEVGKLKKPILLKRGLANTMEEWLMSAEYILDKGNPNVVLCERGIRTFETYTRNTFDVSAIPVIKRMSHLPVIGDPSHASGKAWMALPLTLAAISAGADGMIIEVHNDPEHALCDGAQSIKPETFAQVMEAVNMISETVSKIKAKHNGRVYTK; the protein is encoded by the coding sequence ATGATTATTGTAATGAAGGCAAATGCCAAAGAAGAACAAGTTAATAATATAACAGATAGATTAACAAGTTTAGGATTAGGTACAAATAAAATCGTAGGGGTGGATTGCACAGTTATAGGTATTGTAGGAGACACTTCAAAAGTAGATAAAGAATTAATAGCAACATTACCGGGCGTAGATAAAGTATTAAAAGTACAAGAACCATTCAAAAGAGCGAACAGAGCATTCAAAAAAGAAGATACTATAGTAGATGTAAGCAGAGTAAAAATAGGCGGAGAGAAGCCTGTAATAATAGCAGGACCTTGTTCTGTAGAAAGTGAAGAGCAGGTAATAAATATAGCAAAAAGCGTAAAAGCATCAGGAGGCTCAATTCTTAGAGGAGGAGCTTTCAAACCTAGAACTTCCCCTTATGCATTCCAAGGTTTGGCACTTGACGGACTTAAAATATTAAAGCTAGCAAAAGAAGAAGTTGGCATTCCTATAGTAAGTGAAATTGTATCTATAAGACATTTAGAGGATTTTGAAAATACTGTTGATATGATTCAAATAGGTGCTAGAAACATGCAAAACTTCGAACTTTTAAAAGAGGTTGGTAAATTAAAAAAACCAATACTTTTAAAAAGAGGATTAGCTAACACTATGGAAGAGTGGCTTATGAGTGCAGAATATATATTAGATAAAGGCAATCCTAATGTAGTGTTATGCGAGAGAGGCATAAGAACATTTGAAACATACACAAGAAACACTTTCGATGTATCAGCTATACCAGTAATAAAAAGAATGAGCCATTTACCAGTTATAGGCGATCCTTCACATGCAAGCGGAAAAGCTTGGATGGCACTTCCTTTAACTTTAGCAGCAATTTCTGCAGGTGCTGACGGTATGATTATAGAAGTACATAATGACCCAGAGCATGCTTTATGTGACGGAGCACAATCTATAAAACCAGAAACATTTGCTCAAGTAATGGAAGCAGTTAATATGATTAGCGAAACAGTATCCAAAATAAAAGCAAAACACAACGGAAGAGTTTATACAAAGTAA
- the rplA gene encoding 50S ribosomal protein L1 — protein sequence MATKEKKIGGKRYDAIRKTVEKLALYSVEDAIDLAKKNATCKFDETIEVTINLNILPKHTIRDTLSFPNAFGKEKRVVVFAQGEKADEAKNAGAMEVGFEDLISKIKGGYTDFDVAISTPDLMKEVGKLGQILGRKGLMPNPKTGTVTLDIAQAVKSFKAGRMEYRADKFGVVRMAIGKASMDVSKLNENFKAFYDEILRKKPSDLKGDYIKSVGVTSTMGVGIKIDHKKIKL from the coding sequence ATGGCAACAAAAGAAAAGAAAATAGGTGGCAAACGTTACGACGCTATAAGAAAGACAGTAGAGAAATTAGCACTCTATTCTGTAGAAGATGCTATTGATTTAGCTAAAAAAAATGCTACCTGTAAATTTGATGAAACTATTGAGGTTACAATCAACCTTAATATCCTACCAAAACACACAATAAGAGATACATTATCATTCCCTAATGCTTTCGGTAAAGAGAAAAGAGTAGTAGTATTTGCTCAGGGAGAGAAAGCAGATGAGGCAAAAAATGCTGGTGCTATGGAAGTAGGTTTTGAAGACTTAATAAGCAAAATTAAAGGCGGATATACTGACTTTGATGTTGCAATATCTACACCAGACTTGATGAAAGAAGTAGGTAAATTAGGACAGATTCTTGGTAGAAAAGGACTTATGCCTAACCCTAAAACAGGAACAGTTACACTTGATATAGCTCAGGCAGTAAAAAGTTTTAAAGCTGGAAGAATGGAATACAGAGCAGATAAATTCGGTGTTGTAAGAATGGCTATAGGTAAAGCATCTATGGACGTTAGTAAATTAAACGAAAACTTCAAAGCTTTTTATGATGAGATATTAAGAAAGAAACCATCAGATTTAAAAGGTGATTATATAAAAAGCGTTGGTGTAACATCAACTATGGGTGTTGGTATAAAGATAGATCATAAGAAGATAAAATTATAA
- the rpoC gene encoding DNA-directed RNA polymerase subunit beta', with protein MQFTNFDQIKISIASPQVMREWSYGEVKKPETINYRTLRPERDGLFCEKIFGTTKEYECYCGKFKSKRYKGVVCDKCGVEVTHFKVRRERMGHIELAAPVAHIWYYRNTPSRIGLLLNMNISHLRSVLYFERYVVVDAGDSDYSKGDLLTEDEYNEALDRYGDNIRIGIGAEGIRDMLKDLDMDEEIRKLREEMIKKGEKSDRRLRKRLEIFEDFKSSGNDPTWMILDVVPVIPPELRPMVQLEGGRFATSDLNDLYRRVINRNIRLRRLLVLRAPDIIIRNEKRMLQEAVDALFDNSKRKKVVKGPGNRALKSLSDMLKGKQGRFRQNLLGKRVDYSGRSVIVAGPRLKMHQCGLPKKMAVELFKPFIMKKLVENNSAHNIKSAKRFVEEGREEVWGVLEEIAKEHPVLLNRAPTLHRLGIQAFEPVLVEGKAIQLHPLVCHAYNADFDGDQMAVHTPLSAESQIEAWTLMLAPHNILNPANGEPIVNPTQDIVLGISYLTKLRSGMKGENKVFSSPEDALLAYDSNLVELEARIKVLMKDKDGEEKFVETSVGRIKFNQVIPEDFRFQNRDFNSKDLAKFIHEVYLKHGTAVTVNMLDDIKELGYQSATIFASTISVSDILIPPMKKHEIEEATKQVEQLRDQYMNGIITDDERSQKVKDLWTAVEGRITEAMMDNLRQDQDGFNPINIMAESGARGSKQQIRQLASMRGLMAKPNGDIIELPIISNFKEGLTVQEYFISTHGARKGLADTALKTSSAGYLTRKLVDVAIGVVVSEHDCGTVKGIEVEPIKEYDEIKKSLKERVVGFFSNEYIYHPQTKELICEANTEITEEIADKIEQAGIEKIRIRHPLTCESRMGVCQKCYGRSLSTNALASIGEAVGVVAAQSIGQPGTQLTMRTFHFGGVASQSVEENEVKLNYPIYIEQFSNYVVQPNGVKITARNGELLIRRVLNKWEKSSIKDILKENDAKVLISDIIATTKDGEDIKATHNGTLKITSDNKYLMITGAKHNIPIKVGSEYRVNENVFIDANTVIASFDGYNEPIISEKAGIVRYQDIIAGRTMVEAIDEQTGNVTKIIQEFKDASVQPKILIVDGDETFETDIPNGSQLIVENNQRVEVGEVIAKTTRIQQKSNDITGGLPRVQELLEAQKPKDTAIIAGIDGEVEIGGSHKGKKVVKIRNEFDETKHLVPHGKKLLVRNGDYVKTGTQLCDGKINPHDILETQGDLALQTYLLEEIQSVYDKQGVVINDKHFALIIRQMLRRLEIIDPGDTKYIVGQYVDKYEFEEENRRYEEAGGSPASGKPVLLGLTKAALNTESFISSASFQETTKVLTNAAIKGKVDKLLGLKENVIIGHLIPAGTGVKLYNKLHVYNKESGDMNNANDIDSSAKEEDVMQITV; from the coding sequence ATGCAATTTACAAACTTTGACCAAATAAAAATAAGTATAGCAAGTCCTCAGGTTATGAGAGAATGGAGTTACGGCGAAGTTAAAAAACCAGAAACTATTAACTACAGAACTTTAAGACCTGAGAGAGATGGGCTTTTTTGTGAGAAGATATTTGGAACTACTAAAGAATATGAATGTTATTGCGGTAAGTTTAAAAGCAAGCGTTATAAGGGCGTTGTTTGTGATAAGTGCGGAGTTGAAGTTACACATTTCAAAGTAAGACGTGAGAGAATGGGGCATATAGAATTGGCTGCTCCTGTTGCCCATATTTGGTATTATAGAAACACTCCTTCTAGAATTGGACTTCTTCTAAATATGAATATATCTCATTTAAGAAGCGTACTTTATTTTGAGAGATATGTTGTTGTAGATGCGGGCGATAGTGATTATTCTAAGGGTGATTTGCTTACTGAAGATGAATATAATGAAGCTTTAGATAGATATGGGGACAATATTCGTATTGGTATAGGTGCTGAAGGTATACGTGATATGCTTAAAGACCTTGACATGGACGAAGAAATCAGAAAGCTTAGAGAAGAGATGATTAAAAAGGGTGAGAAATCTGATAGAAGACTTAGAAAACGTCTTGAAATTTTTGAAGATTTCAAATCATCAGGCAATGACCCTACTTGGATGATACTTGATGTTGTACCTGTTATTCCGCCGGAATTAAGACCTATGGTTCAGCTTGAAGGCGGACGTTTTGCTACTTCAGATTTAAATGATCTTTATAGAAGAGTTATAAACAGAAATATTCGTTTAAGGAGATTATTAGTTTTAAGAGCTCCTGATATCATTATAAGAAACGAAAAAAGAATGCTTCAAGAGGCAGTTGATGCTTTATTTGATAATAGTAAGAGAAAGAAGGTTGTAAAAGGACCCGGAAACAGAGCTTTGAAATCACTTTCAGATATGTTAAAGGGTAAGCAAGGACGTTTCCGTCAAAACCTTTTGGGTAAACGTGTTGACTATTCTGGCCGTTCCGTTATTGTTGCTGGTCCTAGACTTAAAATGCACCAATGCGGTCTTCCTAAAAAGATGGCTGTTGAATTATTCAAACCATTTATAATGAAAAAATTAGTTGAAAACAATTCAGCTCATAACATAAAATCTGCAAAAAGATTTGTAGAAGAGGGCAGAGAAGAAGTTTGGGGAGTATTAGAAGAGATTGCTAAAGAACATCCTGTACTTTTGAACCGTGCCCCTACACTTCACAGACTTGGTATACAGGCATTTGAACCAGTACTTGTTGAAGGAAAGGCAATTCAGCTTCACCCGCTTGTTTGTCACGCTTATAACGCTGACTTTGACGGTGACCAGATGGCAGTTCACACTCCGCTTTCTGCAGAATCACAAATTGAAGCTTGGACTTTAATGCTTGCTCCTCATAACATATTGAACCCTGCTAATGGTGAGCCTATTGTTAACCCTACTCAGGATATTGTACTTGGTATTAGTTATTTAACTAAATTAAGAAGCGGTATGAAGGGTGAAAATAAAGTGTTTTCTTCTCCTGAAGATGCTTTACTTGCTTATGACAGCAATTTAGTTGAGCTTGAAGCTAGGATTAAAGTTCTTATGAAAGATAAAGACGGAGAGGAAAAATTTGTTGAAACTTCTGTGGGAAGAATTAAGTTCAATCAAGTGATACCTGAAGACTTTAGATTCCAAAACAGAGATTTCAACAGCAAAGATTTAGCTAAATTTATTCATGAAGTATATTTAAAACATGGTACAGCAGTAACAGTTAATATGCTTGATGATATTAAAGAGCTTGGTTATCAAAGTGCTACAATATTTGCTTCTACTATATCTGTATCTGATATACTTATTCCTCCAATGAAAAAGCATGAAATTGAAGAGGCTACTAAACAGGTAGAACAACTTAGAGACCAATATATGAACGGTATTATTACAGATGATGAGAGAAGCCAGAAGGTAAAAGACTTATGGACTGCTGTAGAAGGTAGAATTACTGAAGCTATGATGGATAATTTAAGACAAGACCAAGACGGATTTAACCCTATAAATATAATGGCAGAGTCCGGAGCTAGAGGTTCTAAACAGCAGATAAGACAGCTTGCTAGTATGAGAGGTCTTATGGCTAAGCCTAATGGTGATATTATAGAGCTTCCTATTATTTCAAACTTTAAAGAGGGACTTACTGTACAAGAGTACTTTATCTCTACTCACGGTGCTAGAAAAGGTCTTGCCGATACTGCATTAAAAACTTCTAGTGCTGGTTATCTTACTAGAAAATTGGTTGATGTTGCTATTGGGGTTGTTGTTTCAGAGCATGACTGCGGTACTGTTAAGGGTATTGAGGTTGAGCCTATTAAAGAATATGATGAGATTAAAAAATCATTAAAAGAGAGAGTTGTTGGTTTCTTCAGTAATGAGTATATTTATCATCCTCAAACTAAAGAGCTTATATGTGAGGCTAATACTGAGATTACAGAAGAGATTGCTGATAAAATAGAACAGGCTGGTATAGAGAAAATTAGAATAAGACATCCTCTTACTTGTGAAAGCAGAATGGGCGTTTGTCAAAAATGTTATGGAAGAAGCTTATCTACTAACGCTCTTGCTTCTATTGGTGAGGCTGTGGGTGTGGTGGCAGCTCAAAGTATTGGTCAGCCGGGTACTCAGCTTACAATGAGAACATTCCACTTCGGTGGTGTTGCTAGTCAGTCTGTTGAAGAAAATGAAGTTAAGCTTAATTACCCTATATATATAGAACAGTTCTCCAATTATGTTGTACAGCCTAATGGTGTGAAAATTACAGCAAGAAATGGCGAACTTTTAATAAGACGTGTACTTAATAAATGGGAAAAAAGCTCTATAAAAGATATATTAAAAGAAAACGATGCAAAAGTGCTTATTAGTGATATTATCGCTACTACAAAAGATGGTGAGGATATAAAGGCTACACATAATGGTACTTTAAAAATCACTAGCGATAATAAATATTTAATGATTACAGGTGCTAAGCATAATATACCTATTAAAGTAGGTAGTGAATATAGAGTTAATGAAAATGTATTTATTGATGCTAATACAGTAATTGCTAGCTTCGATGGTTATAATGAACCTATCATATCTGAAAAAGCTGGTATAGTAAGGTATCAAGATATCATAGCTGGAAGAACTATGGTTGAGGCTATAGACGAGCAAACTGGTAACGTTACTAAGATTATTCAAGAGTTTAAAGATGCTAGCGTGCAGCCTAAAATACTCATTGTAGATGGTGATGAAACTTTTGAAACTGATATACCTAATGGTTCTCAGCTTATAGTTGAAAATAACCAAAGAGTTGAAGTGGGTGAGGTTATAGCTAAAACTACTCGTATACAACAGAAAAGTAATGATATTACAGGTGGTTTGCCTCGTGTACAAGAGTTGCTTGAGGCTCAAAAACCTAAAGATACTGCTATTATTGCTGGTATTGACGGTGAAGTTGAAATCGGCGGTTCTCATAAGGGTAAAAAAGTTGTTAAGATTAGAAACGAGTTTGATGAAACTAAACACTTAGTTCCTCATGGTAAAAAATTGTTGGTAAGAAATGGGGACTATGTTAAAACTGGTACTCAATTATGTGACGGTAAAATTAATCCTCATGATATATTAGAAACTCAGGGTGATTTGGCTTTACAAACTTATTTGCTTGAAGAGATACAGAGCGTTTATGATAAGCAAGGCGTAGTAATTAACGACAAACACTTCGCTTTAATTATTAGACAGATGCTTAGAAGACTTGAGATTATTGACCCGGGTGATACTAAATATATTGTTGGTCAGTATGTTGATAAGTATGAGTTTGAAGAAGAAAACAGACGCTATGAAGAGGCCGGCGGTTCTCCTGCAAGCGGTAAACCTGTACTTCTTGGTTTAACTAAAGCTGCTCTTAATACTGAAAGCTTTATATCTTCTGCTTCATTCCAAGAAACTACTAAAGTATTGACTAATGCTGCTATTAAAGGTAAAGTTGATAAGTTACTTGGATTAAAAGAAAATGTTATTATCGGACATCTCATACCTGCTGGTACTGGTGTTAAACTTTATAATAAATTACATGTTTATAACAAAGAAAGCGGTGATATGAATAATGCCAATGATATAGATTCTTCAGCTAAAGAAGAAGATGTAATGCAAATTACAGTTTGA
- the rplL gene encoding 50S ribosomal protein L7/L12 has product MALSKEEILQAIEEMKVIELHELVEAIKEKFNVTAAMPVAAVAAAPAAGGAAPAADEEKSDFDVILTGFDAAQKIALIKEVRAVSGLGLKEAKDAVEKGGETIKSGVSKDEAAAIKKQLEAAGGKVEIK; this is encoded by the coding sequence ATGGCTTTAAGTAAAGAAGAAATATTACAAGCAATAGAAGAAATGAAAGTTATCGAGCTTCATGAGTTAGTAGAAGCTATAAAAGAAAAATTTAACGTAACAGCAGCTATGCCGGTAGCAGCAGTAGCAGCAGCACCTGCAGCAGGCGGAGCAGCTCCAGCAGCTGATGAAGAAAAAAGCGATTTCGATGTTATTCTTACAGGTTTTGATGCAGCTCAAAAAATTGCTCTTATTAAAGAAGTTAGAGCAGTTAGCGGTTTAGGCTTAAAAGAAGCTAAAGACGCTGTAGAAAAAGGCGGCGAAACAATTAAATCTGGCGTTTCTAAAGATGAAGCAGCAGCTATCAAAAAACAATTAGAAGCAGCTGGTGGTAAAGTTGAAATTAAATAA
- the rpoB gene encoding DNA-directed RNA polymerase subunit beta, whose amino-acid sequence MSNNIQIDNKVYKERGVEFAKKYRMENGRVNFSRSASVIEPPDLLAIQKESYESFLQKDVPENKRKNEGLQEVLTSIFPIVASNEKMQIEFISYSIGEPKISEKEARRRDKTYAYQFKIKVQLTVRDPERIIEQEIFVGEIPAMTDRGTFIINGAERVVVSQIHRSPGVVFNRSDRDAMFVAKIIPEKGTWLEFELDTKKDIMYIRIDRKKKLPVTVFLRAIGITTDEEILKLFYEIDKISLSKLSDEEKKAQLIGRHSYSTVFDKENPEEIILNPGELINQNLAERLLMSGIDEIEVLNMEAIKNNVTIIHTLDKDTTKNQKDACTKIYNVIRPGEPALIENVVKTCNDLVFDPKLYTLGDVGRYKINKRLNFPESEQDKVLRHKDIIETIRFLIKVFINEEQLDDIDHLGNRRIRSVGELLAAQIKTGFSRMERAAKERMQMQDMEAVTPQSLVSIKVIQAVIKEFYGSSQLSQFMDQNNPLSEITHKRRLNALGPGGLTRDRAGFEVRDVHHTHYGKICPIETPEGPNIGLIVSLATYAKINKHGFLETPYRKVVNGKVTDEIEYLTAHDEERYHIADANAPLNEDGTFKENLIPTRYRSEFPYSTPDQVQYMDVSPQQIVSLSSSLIPFLEHDDANRALMGSNMQRQSVPLLFPESPIVGTGVEAKICQPGTGIAVHAKRAGKVIKVVHDEIVIKPTKQNSDDDYDVYELIKYQRTNQDTNYHQRPVVNVGDTVKAGGLLADGPATDHGELALGRNVLAAFMIFEGYNFEDAILLSKRLVQEDVFTSIHIEEFSVEARETKLDKENITRDIPNVPDSAFKNLDERGIVRIGAKVKAGDILVGKVTPKGETEVTPEYKLLHSIFGEKSRDVKDTSLRVPHGKDGTVIDVRVYSREKGDELKPGVEEVVKVFLAKKRIIQEGDKMAGRHGNKGVVARIMPIEDMPYLEDGTPVDICLNPLGVPSRMNIGQVIEMLLGWTGYKMGLKYACPVFEGPKEDALKDAMIAAGLNPTGKVKLYDGRTGEPFKNDVAVGYMYMLKLNHLVEDKVHARSTGPYSLVTQQPLGGKSQFGGQRLGEMEVWALEAYGAANMLQEFLTVKSDDMTGRAKIYESIVKGEVISSPGIPESFNVLVQELRGLGLNITIHDEEGNQLPSTEKEERELKKKTKKQTKIFK is encoded by the coding sequence ATGTCTAATAACATTCAGATAGATAATAAAGTATATAAAGAACGCGGAGTAGAATTCGCAAAAAAATACAGAATGGAGAATGGCCGTGTAAACTTTTCACGTTCGGCTTCTGTGATAGAGCCTCCAGATCTCCTCGCTATACAGAAAGAATCTTATGAAAGCTTCCTTCAGAAAGATGTTCCTGAAAATAAAAGAAAAAATGAAGGTTTACAAGAGGTTTTAACTTCAATATTCCCTATAGTAGCAAGCAATGAAAAGATGCAAATAGAGTTTATATCTTATTCTATAGGCGAGCCTAAAATATCTGAAAAAGAAGCTAGAAGAAGAGATAAAACTTATGCTTATCAATTCAAAATAAAAGTACAATTAACTGTAAGAGACCCAGAAAGAATAATAGAACAAGAAATATTTGTTGGTGAGATACCTGCTATGACAGATAGGGGTACATTCATTATTAACGGTGCTGAGAGGGTAGTTGTTTCTCAGATCCATAGGTCTCCGGGTGTTGTATTTAACCGCAGTGATAGAGATGCTATGTTTGTAGCTAAGATTATTCCAGAGAAAGGTACTTGGCTTGAATTTGAACTTGATACCAAAAAAGATATAATGTATATAAGAATAGATAGAAAGAAAAAACTTCCTGTTACAGTATTTTTAAGAGCTATTGGTATCACAACTGATGAAGAAATTTTAAAATTATTCTATGAAATTGATAAAATATCTTTGTCTAAACTTTCTGATGAAGAGAAAAAAGCTCAGCTTATAGGAAGACACTCATATTCAACAGTATTTGATAAAGAAAACCCAGAAGAAATCATATTAAATCCAGGCGAACTTATTAACCAAAACTTAGCAGAAAGACTTTTAATGAGCGGTATAGATGAAATTGAAGTATTGAATATGGAAGCAATAAAAAATAATGTTACTATAATTCATACTTTAGATAAAGACACTACAAAAAATCAGAAAGACGCTTGTACAAAGATTTATAATGTTATAAGACCGGGTGAGCCTGCTTTAATTGAGAACGTTGTTAAAACTTGTAATGATTTAGTATTTGATCCTAAATTATATACTTTGGGAGATGTTGGCCGTTACAAAATAAACAAGAGATTAAACTTCCCAGAAAGCGAGCAGGATAAGGTTTTAAGACATAAAGATATAATAGAGACAATTCGCTTTTTAATAAAAGTTTTCATAAATGAAGAACAATTAGATGATATAGACCATTTAGGCAACAGACGTATAAGAAGCGTTGGTGAATTATTGGCTGCGCAAATAAAAACAGGCTTTTCAAGAATGGAGAGGGCAGCTAAAGAGAGAATGCAGATGCAGGATATGGAAGCTGTAACTCCTCAATCACTTGTAAGTATAAAAGTAATACAAGCAGTAATTAAAGAGTTTTATGGTTCAAGCCAATTATCTCAGTTCATGGATCAAAACAATCCATTATCAGAGATTACACATAAAAGGAGACTTAATGCTTTAGGTCCCGGAGGTCTTACAAGAGATAGGGCTGGTTTTGAGGTTCGCGACGTACACCATACTCACTATGGTAAGATATGTCCTATTGAAACTCCTGAAGGTCCAAACATCGGTCTTATAGTTTCACTTGCTACTTATGCTAAAATAAATAAACATGGATTCTTAGAGACTCCATATAGAAAAGTTGTTAATGGTAAAGTAACAGATGAGATAGAATATTTAACAGCACATGATGAAGAGCGTTATCATATTGCTGATGCTAATGCTCCTTTAAATGAAGATGGAACATTCAAAGAAAATCTTATTCCTACAAGATATAGAAGTGAATTCCCATATTCTACACCAGATCAAGTACAGTATATGGACGTTTCACCTCAGCAGATTGTTTCACTTTCAAGTTCACTTATTCCATTCTTAGAGCATGACGATGCTAACAGAGCTTTAATGGGTTCAAACATGCAGCGTCAAAGTGTACCTCTTTTATTCCCAGAATCACCTATAGTTGGTACTGGAGTAGAGGCAAAAATCTGTCAGCCGGGAACAGGAATAGCAGTTCATGCAAAAAGAGCTGGTAAGGTTATAAAAGTAGTTCATGATGAAATAGTTATCAAACCTACTAAACAAAACAGTGATGATGATTATGATGTTTATGAACTTATAAAATATCAAAGAACTAACCAAGATACTAACTATCATCAAAGACCTGTAGTTAATGTAGGAGACACTGTTAAAGCTGGCGGGCTTTTAGCTGATGGTCCTGCTACTGATCATGGTGAATTGGCACTTGGTAGAAACGTTTTAGCAGCATTTATGATTTTTGAAGGATACAACTTTGAGGATGCTATTCTATTAAGCAAAAGATTAGTACAAGAAGATGTATTTACTTCAATTCACATAGAAGAGTTTTCAGTTGAAGCTCGTGAGACAAAATTAGATAAAGAAAATATTACTAGAGATATACCAAATGTACCAGATTCTGCATTTAAAAATCTCGATGAAAGAGGTATTGTAAGAATAGGTGCTAAGGTAAAAGCTGGAGATATATTAGTTGGTAAAGTAACCCCTAAAGGTGAAACAGAGGTTACTCCAGAATACAAACTTCTTCATTCAATATTTGGTGAGAAGTCAAGAGATGTAAAAGATACTTCTTTAAGAGTTCCTCATGGTAAAGACGGTACCGTTATAGATGTAAGAGTTTACAGCAGAGAAAAGGGTGATGAATTAAAGCCGGGTGTTGAGGAAGTAGTAAAAGTATTTTTAGCTAAGAAACGTATAATACAAGAAGGCGATAAAATGGCAGGCCGTCATGGTAACAAAGGGGTTGTTGCTAGAATAATGCCTATAGAAGATATGCCTTATCTAGAGGACGGTACTCCTGTAGATATTTGTTTGAACCCTCTTGGTGTACCTTCTCGTATGAATATTGGTCAGGTAATTGAGATGTTGCTCGGTTGGACTGGTTATAAGATGGGTTTAAAATATGCTTGTCCTGTATTTGAAGGTCCTAAAGAAGATGCGTTAAAAGATGCTATGATAGCAGCTGGTTTAAATCCTACTGGTAAAGTAAAACTCTATGATGGCAGAACTGGAGAGCCTTTCAAAAATGATGTAGCTGTAGGTTATATGTATATGCTTAAGCTTAATCACTTGGTTGAAGATAAGGTTCATGCTAGAAGTACAGGTCCTTACTCACTTGTTACTCAGCAGCCTTTGGGCGGTAAATCACAATTCGGTGGTCAGCGTTTAGGAGAGATGGAAGTGTGGGCATTAGAGGCTTATGGAGCTGCTAATATGCTTCAAGAGTTCTTAACTGTTAAATCTGATGATATGACAGGTCGTGCTAAAATATATGAATCTATTGTTAAAGGTGAGGTTATATCTTCTCCGGGTATACCTGAAAGCTTTAACGTATTAGTTCAAGAGCTTAGAGGCTTAGGCCTTAACATCACTATTCACGATGAAGAGGGCAATCAGCTTCCTTCTACTGAAAAAGAAGAAAGAGAATTAAAGAAAAAAACTAAAAAACAAACTAAGATTTTTAAATAA
- the rplK gene encoding 50S ribosomal protein L11, producing MAKRVVGIVKVRIPGGEATPAPPLGPALGQKQIQIAAFVKDFNAKTSKMKGQLLNTYITVYEDKTYTFVTKGTSTSTLIKKKLGIEKGSGEPNKTKVATINQKQLEEIAQEKMAYMSANDIEAAKKIVAGTARAMGIKVE from the coding sequence ATGGCTAAAAGAGTAGTTGGTATTGTAAAGGTTAGAATACCCGGCGGAGAGGCAACACCTGCTCCACCACTTGGACCTGCATTAGGTCAGAAACAAATACAAATAGCTGCTTTCGTTAAAGATTTTAATGCTAAAACATCTAAAATGAAAGGTCAGTTATTAAACACTTATATAACAGTGTATGAAGATAAAACTTATACATTTGTTACTAAAGGTACATCAACTTCAACTTTAATTAAGAAGAAATTGGGTATTGAAAAAGGTTCTGGCGAGCCTAACAAAACAAAAGTTGCAACAATCAATCAAAAGCAGCTTGAAGAGATAGCTCAAGAGAAAATGGCTTATATGTCAGCTAATGATATAGAAGCAGCAAAGAAAATAGTTGCGGGTACAGCTCGTGCTATGGGTATTAAAGTAGAATAA
- the rplJ gene encoding 50S ribosomal protein L10 encodes MPNKKNIETVAALKESMGSCAGLVFFDYRGVTVSQLTDLRRELAKTSSSMKICKNSLVDIALKDLGREVKDEMFINPTAVVFAKEDMPSAAKVISEAAKKNDKIKIKGGYMGEDLLDPANVQVVANIPPREVLLSHLVTALESPISSFANTLQSVISELAYVLDSVEEEKKKSA; translated from the coding sequence ATGCCTAATAAGAAAAATATAGAAACAGTTGCAGCTCTTAAAGAAAGTATGGGCAGTTGTGCTGGTTTAGTATTCTTCGATTATAGAGGAGTAACAGTATCACAGCTAACAGATTTAAGACGCGAATTAGCAAAAACTTCTTCTTCAATGAAAATATGCAAAAACTCATTAGTAGACATTGCTTTGAAAGATTTAGGCAGAGAAGTAAAAGATGAGATGTTTATTAACCCAACAGCAGTTGTATTTGCAAAAGAAGATATGCCATCAGCTGCTAAGGTAATTAGTGAAGCCGCTAAAAAGAATGATAAAATCAAAATAAAAGGCGGTTACATGGGAGAGGATTTATTAGACCCTGCTAATGTACAGGTTGTAGCTAATATACCTCCAAGAGAAGTTCTACTTTCTCATCTTGTTACAGCACTCGAGTCTCCTATATCAAGTTTTGCAAACACTTTGCAAAGCGTTATATCAGAGCTTGCTTATGTGCTTGACAGCGTTGAAGAGGAAAAAAAGAAATCAGCATAA